A region of Silurus meridionalis isolate SWU-2019-XX chromosome 13, ASM1480568v1, whole genome shotgun sequence DNA encodes the following proteins:
- the LOC124395850 gene encoding CBY1-interacting BAR domain-containing protein 2-like isoform X2: MTSSAFSRDAQLKSMELTISKAEKYMGQFCTLLAAYTRKTAKLRDKADSLVQQLHDYANNEGPELRICLKNFAEDLAMVQDYRQAETDLKRFSADRNQEIKELQRLEKLRLRNPSDIQSITQAETNLQKASSNANRSSRQMEETITDFQRQKLCDVKRIFSDFIMVEMLFHAKALEVYTHTFNNLEMMDIDKDLEFFRNQIQISGPLLENTAAISAVPQYPSPTPSTLRLTQQLSLSNPIRSSDQLKKTLNRNVRRQKDMYEEEDDDDEEEEEEEEEEERSDSENEEEEPQTFRQSYAAQYTTTLKQK, encoded by the exons ATGACCTCTTCAGCCTTCTCCAG AGATGCACAGCTGAAGAGCATGGAGTTGACCATAAGCAAGGCCGAGAAGTACATGGGTCAGTTCTGCACGCTTCTCGCCGCATACACCCGCAAAACTGCTAAACTGAGAGACAAAGCCGACTCGCTCGTCCAGCAGCTGCACGATTACGCCAACAACGAAGGCCCTGAGCTGAGAATCTGCCTGAAGAACTTTGCAGAAGATTTAGCCATGGTGCAGGACTACAGACAGGCCGAG ACAGACTTGAAGAGGTTCAGCGCAGATCGTAACCAGGAGATAAAAGAGCTGCAGAGGTTGGAAAAGCTCCGACTGAGGAACCCATCAGATATACAGAGTATC ACGCAG GCTGAAACAAACCTGCAGAAAGCCAGCAGCAATGCCAACAGGAGCTCCAGGCAAATGGAAGAGACCATCACCGACTTCCAGAGACAGAAACTGTGTGATGTAAAG AGGATCTTCTCAGATTTCATCATGGTGGAGATGCTGTTCCATGCCAAAGCTCTGGAGGTTTATACGCACACCTTCAACAACCTGGAGATGATGGATATTGACAAAGATCTAGAG TTTTTCAGAAACCAGATTCAGATTTCTGGTCCTCTTTTGGAAAACACGGCTGCCATCAGTGCTGTGCCTCAATACCCGAGTCCTACTCCATCTACACTGAGACTGACACAGCAGCTGAGCCTCTCCAACCCCATACGGAGCTCAGATCAGCTGAAAAAG ACTCTGAACAGAAATGTCCGCAGACAGAAGGATATgtatgaggaggaggatgatgatgatgaggaagaagaagaagaggaagaagaagaagagagatcTGACTctgagaatgaggaggaggagccgCAGACTTTTCGGCAATCCTACGCTGCTCAGTACACCACAACTCTCAAACAGAAATGA
- the LOC124395850 gene encoding CBY1-interacting BAR domain-containing protein 2-like isoform X1, protein MTSSAFSRDAQLKSMELTISKAEKYMGQFCTLLAAYTRKTAKLRDKADSLVQQLHDYANNEGPELRICLKNFAEDLAMVQDYRQAEVERLETRVVSPLKAYGNIVKTKRTDLKRFSADRNQEIKELQRLEKLRLRNPSDIQSITQAETNLQKASSNANRSSRQMEETITDFQRQKLCDVKRIFSDFIMVEMLFHAKALEVYTHTFNNLEMMDIDKDLEFFRNQIQISGPLLENTAAISAVPQYPSPTPSTLRLTQQLSLSNPIRSSDQLKKTLNRNVRRQKDMYEEEDDDDEEEEEEEEEEERSDSENEEEEPQTFRQSYAAQYTTTLKQK, encoded by the exons ATGACCTCTTCAGCCTTCTCCAG AGATGCACAGCTGAAGAGCATGGAGTTGACCATAAGCAAGGCCGAGAAGTACATGGGTCAGTTCTGCACGCTTCTCGCCGCATACACCCGCAAAACTGCTAAACTGAGAGACAAAGCCGACTCGCTCGTCCAGCAGCTGCACGATTACGCCAACAACGAAGGCCCTGAGCTGAGAATCTGCCTGAAGAACTTTGCAGAAGATTTAGCCATGGTGCAGGACTACAGACAGGCCGAG GTTGAAAGGCTGGAAACGCGTGTGGTGTCACCGTTAAAGGCGTACGGGAATATTGTGAAAACTAAACGA ACAGACTTGAAGAGGTTCAGCGCAGATCGTAACCAGGAGATAAAAGAGCTGCAGAGGTTGGAAAAGCTCCGACTGAGGAACCCATCAGATATACAGAGTATC ACGCAG GCTGAAACAAACCTGCAGAAAGCCAGCAGCAATGCCAACAGGAGCTCCAGGCAAATGGAAGAGACCATCACCGACTTCCAGAGACAGAAACTGTGTGATGTAAAG AGGATCTTCTCAGATTTCATCATGGTGGAGATGCTGTTCCATGCCAAAGCTCTGGAGGTTTATACGCACACCTTCAACAACCTGGAGATGATGGATATTGACAAAGATCTAGAG TTTTTCAGAAACCAGATTCAGATTTCTGGTCCTCTTTTGGAAAACACGGCTGCCATCAGTGCTGTGCCTCAATACCCGAGTCCTACTCCATCTACACTGAGACTGACACAGCAGCTGAGCCTCTCCAACCCCATACGGAGCTCAGATCAGCTGAAAAAG ACTCTGAACAGAAATGTCCGCAGACAGAAGGATATgtatgaggaggaggatgatgatgatgaggaagaagaagaagaggaagaagaagaagagagatcTGACTctgagaatgaggaggaggagccgCAGACTTTTCGGCAATCCTACGCTGCTCAGTACACCACAACTCTCAAACAGAAATGA